One Brassica napus cultivar Da-Ae chromosome C4, Da-Ae, whole genome shotgun sequence genomic region harbors:
- the LOC106397201 gene encoding aquaporin TIP4-1-like has translation MKKIDLGNHRETAQPECIKALIVEFITTFFFVFAGVGSAMATDSLVGNTLVGLLAVAVAHALVVAVMISAGHISGGHLNPAVTIGLLFGGHISVFRAFLYWIDQLLASSAACFLLSYLTGGMGTPVHTLASGISYTQGIVWEIILTFSLLFTVYATMVDPKKGSLDGLGPLLTGFVVGANILAGGAFSGASMNPARSFGPALVSGNWTDHWVYWVGPLIGGGLAGFIYENVLIDRSDVPLADDEQPFLN, from the exons ATGAAGAAGATCGATTTAGGGAACCACCGCGAGACGGCTCAGCCGGAATGCATCAAAGCTCTCATTGTCGAATTCATCACcacctttttctttgttttcgcCGGCGTCGGATCCGCCATGGCCACAG ACAGCTTAGTCGGAAACACTTTGGTGGGACTTTTGGCGGTCGCGGTGGCTCATGCCCTTGTGGTGGCGGTTATGATATCTGCGGGCCATATCTCCGGTGGTCACCTCAATCCCGCTGTCACCATCGGCCTACTTTTCGGAGGTCACATCAGCGTCTTCCGCGCATTCCTCTATTGGATTGATCAGCTGTTGGCCTCCTCCGCAGCCTGCTTCCTCTTAAGTTACCTTACTGGAGGAATG GGAACTCCGGTTCACACTTTGGCAAGTGGAATCAGCTACACCCAGGGGATCGTATGGGAGATCATCTTAACATTCTCACTTCTCTTCACTGTCTACGCCACGATGGTGGATCCCAAGAAAGGCTCCCTTGATGGGCTAGGCCCACTTCTCACAGGATTCGTCGTCGGAGCCAACATCCTTGCCGGTGGCGCCTTCTCTGGAGCCTCAATGAACCCGGCCAGATCATTTGGACCTGCTTTGGTCTCTGGGAACTGGACTGACCATTGGGTATATTGGGTTGGACCGTTGATCGGAGGTGGACTTGCTGGATTCATCTATGAGAACGTCCTCATTGACCGTTCAGATGTCCCACTCGCCGACGACGAGCAACCATTCCTAAATTGA